One Ogataea parapolymorpha DL-1 chromosome VI, whole genome shotgun sequence DNA window includes the following coding sequences:
- a CDS encoding 3-hydroxy-3-methylglutaryl-coenzyme A reductase 1 has translation MSSVLANVSAFLAQTCAKRPIHVIIGTALVASITYLSILDHYASSLSIASSQPVLFYHPSGSSDYTKWSQVENPSAYESADHYSLTPFKFKRVGGADLPVHDNLLVGMEENEKILLSDFASTETLYEKFATMTNKDGVQFKVRSIHRIGKYYEYLKSLFTKVEGLIKGAEPFDIILVTVAYGAMWFTFAQLFFEMKKLGSNFWLAFGSLLSSGIAFLFALAIGIFLFNLKVPLISLSEGLPFLVATIGFKHKIAFTKPVLKALRSESNTDIPKTISSVVKSTTAIPLIKDQSIIIACFLLCSILAPNLTGLMNFCIMAALILAVDLFFTFTFYSSILSLKAQINKVHKEIELKQFLEEDGINETVAESVAASAELPTDLFRHNSNIVSFKVAMIVGFISLHLFALGTSWLYDDSADYQPINLFSTFSPSLSKSVAMNIPIGSHGTLITVMPTRVYSRVDWFTKTEDLALHFFERLSKAISDPLVGKFLFVLAGISVAINIYLLNATNAHIDETREIKKKEKKKQRAVEQRKVILKPAPSVVIPRSSNSSSDDVKEAQIIDEGFTDEQSGSDADSLEIKALTPKRSLEELLGIMKAGNVKECSNEEVAELVTSGKLPLYALEKQLEDKTRAVVVRRKAIAKLADAPVLNTGRLPWKHYDYDRVFGACCENVIGFMPIPVGVAGPMIIDGVPYHIPMATTEGCLVASTMRGCKAINAGGGVQTVLTNDGMTRGPCISFPTLARSGAAKMWLDSEEGQKVMKSAFNSTSRFARLQHLQTAMAGTLLFIRFKTTTGDAMGMNMISKGVEYALNYMINECGFDDMEIISLSGNYCTDKKAAAINWIEGRGKSVVAAAIVPAETVRKVLKSDVDALVELNVSKNLIGSAMAGSVGGFNAHAANLVTAVYLATGQDPAQNVESSNCITLMNKLPNGDLQISVSMPSIEVGTIGGGTVLEPQGAMLELLGVKGPHPTEPGANARQLAKIVASAVLAAELSLCSALAAGHLVQSHMTHNRKAPVAGTSAVDTPATTASSSGSGDDMSRLKDGSKICIRS, from the coding sequence ATGTCATCAGTTTTGGCGAATGTTAGCGCGTTTCTGGCGCAAACCTGTGCCAAAAGACCTATCCATGTGATTATAGGAACCGCTCTTGTGGCTTCTATCACTTATCTATCCATTTTGGACCACTACGCGTCCTCTTTGAGCATTGCTTCTTCTCAGCCCGTGCTATTTTACCATCCATCAGGATCCTCAGACTACACCAAATGGTCGCAAGTTGAAAATCCGTCAGCATATGAATCTGCAGACCATTACTCTCTTACTCCAttcaagttcaaaagaGTCGGAGGCGCCGACCTCCCAGTGCACGATAACCTGCTCGTGGGAATGGAggaaaatgaaaaaattCTGCTTTCTGACTTTGCTTCCACAGAGACTCTATACGAGAAATTCGCGACAATGACAAACAAAGATGGTGTTCAGTTCAAAGTGAGGAGTATCCATCGTATCGGAAAATATTATGAATATCTCAAGTCTCTATTTACGAAAGTTGAGGGCTTGATCAAAGGTGCAGAGCCGTTCGATATCATTTTGGTAACCGTTGCGTACGGAGCAATGTGGTTCACTTTTGCCCAATTGTTTTTTGAAATGAAGAAGCTCGGCTCTAACTTTTGGCTTGCGTTTGGCTCCCTGCTCTCTTCAGGTATTGCTTTTCTGTTTGCACTCGCTATTGGTATTTTCTTGTTTAACTTGAAAGTTCCACTTATCTCGCTGAGTGAGGGGCTTCCCTTTTTGGTGGCAACCATTGGATTTAAGCACAAGATTGCATTCACCAAACCAGTGCTTAAAGCTCTGAGATCAGAGTCAAACACCGACATTCCAAAAACAATATCAAGCGTGGTGAAATCCACAACTGCGATCCCACTGATCAAGGACCAATCCATCATTATTGCTTGCTTTTTGCTATGCTCAATTTTGGCTCCAAACCTTACTGGCTTAATGAATTTCTGCATTATGGCTGCTTTGATTCTTGCCGTGGACTTGTTTTTCACATTTACATTCTACTCTTCCAtcttgtctttgaaggctcagatcaacaaggtgcATAAGGAGATTGAGCTCAAGCAGTTCTTGGAGGAAGACGGTATCAATGAGACTGTTGCAGAGAGCGTTGCTGCCTCTGCAGAACTTCCGACTGACTTGTTCCGTCATAACAGCAACATTGTGAGTTTTAAGGTGGCCATGATTGTGGGATTCATTTCGTTGCATTTGTTTGCATTGGGAACTTCCTGGCTTTACGATGATTCTGCTGACTACCAGCCTATCAACTTGTTCTCCACCTTTTCGCCATCTCTGTCGAAGTCTGTTGCCATGAACATTCCGATTGGAAGCCACGGAACCCTAATCACGGTTATGCCAACAAGAGTATACAGCAGAGTCGACTGGTTCACCAAGACAGAAGATCTTGCTTTGCATTTCTTTGAGAGACTTTCCAAAGCCATCTCGGACCCACTTGTTGGAAAGTTTTTGTTTGTTCTGGCTGGAATCAGCGTCGCAATCAATATCTACCTTCTGAATGCCACAAATGCTCATATAGATGAGACACGCgaaatcaaaaagaaggaaaagaagaagcaaaGGGCTGTGGAACAACGCAAAGTCATCCTTAAGCCAGCTCCTTCGGTTGTTATCCCAAGATCCAGCAACTCAAGTTCTGACGATGTGAAAGAGGCTCAAATCATTGACGAGGGATTTACTGACGAACAATCTGGCAGCGATGCCGATTCGTTGGAGATCAAAGCCTTGACACCAAAACGTTCTCTTGAGGAACTTTTGGGTATCATGAAAGCAGGAAATGTGAAGGAGTGCTCAAATGAAGAAGTTGCAGAGCTGGTCACTTCGGGCAAGCTTCCATTGTAtgctttggaaaaacaactGGAGGATAAGACTCGAGCTGTTGTTGTTCGTCGGAAAGCCATTGCTAAACTTGCTGATGCTCCTGTTTTGAACACAGGAAGACTTCCATGGAAACACTACGACTATGACAGAGTGTTCGGTGCATGCTGTGAGAACGTGATCGGCTTTATGCCCATACCCGTTGGTGTTGCTGGTCCTATGATAATTGACGGTGTTCCTTACCACATTCCAATGGCCACCACGGAAGGATGTTTGGTTGCTTCAACTATGAGAGGTTGCAAGGCCATCAATGCTGGAGGAGGTGTCCAGACGGTTTTGACCAATGACGGAATGACCAGAGGGCCATGCATCTCCTTCCCTACACTAGCCCGCAGTGGAGCTGCCAAGATGTGGCTTGATTCGGAGGAGGGGCAAAAGGTGATGAAGAGTGCGTTCAACTCCACTTCCAGATTTGCCAGACTGCAGCATCTTCAAACTGCCATGGCCGGAACGCTGCTTTTCATCCGGTTCAAGACCACCACAGGTGATGCTATGGGAATGAACATGATTTCCAAGGGAGTCGAGTATGCGTTGAATTACATGATTAACGAGTGTGGGTTCGATGACATGGAGATCATTTCGTTGTCAGGAAACTACTGTACTGATAAGAAAGCTGCCGCCATCAACTGGATTGAAGGTCGTGGTAAGAGcgttgttgctgctgccattgtTCCTGCAGAAACGGTTCGCAAGGTGCTCAAGTCAGATGTGGATGCATTGGTGGAGCTGAACGTGTCCAAGAACCTCATTGGGTCTGCCATGGCTGGGTCGGTTGGTGGATTCAATGCCCACGCCGCTAACCTGGTGACTGCCGTTTATCTTGCAACGGGACAGGATCCTGCGCAAAACGTCGAGAGTTCCAACTGTATCACACTGATGAACAAGCTGCCTAACGGTGACCTACAAATTTCCGTTTCCATGCCATCTATCGAGGTGGGAACCATTGGAGGAGGTACTGTTCTGGAGCCTCAAGGAGCCATGCTTGAGCTTCTGGGAGTGAAGGGTCCGCATCCAACAGAACCAGGAGCCAATGCGAGacagctggccaagatcgTTGCATCTGCCGTGTTGGCTGCCGAGCTTTCGCTCTGTTCTGCCCTTGCGGCCGGCCATCTGGTCCAGTCTCACATGACCCACAACAGAAAGGCCCCTGTTGCAGGGACCAGTGCCGTCGACACGCCTGCCACCACAGCGAGCAGCTCGGGCAGCGGCGACGACATGAGCCGTCTGAAGGATGGATCCAAGATCTGCATCCGGTCCTAG